From one Sorangium aterium genomic stretch:
- a CDS encoding TetR/AcrR family transcriptional regulator — MADVKDKLLAVAYRVLESEGPAALTTRRVCEEAGVTMPTLYHHFGSRDGLVAAVHAVALEKFMAKKRALTPTDDPVADLRTGCEHVLEFVQAHPSVTAALMARGIEQPSIFEPSYALMRHRLERCARAGALRVPIERAAEHVWAVVQGLALSIVASPSGAPPSRATSAGALDAVFQAIADQL, encoded by the coding sequence ATGGCCGACGTCAAGGATAAGTTGCTCGCCGTAGCGTACCGGGTACTCGAGAGCGAAGGCCCAGCAGCGCTCACGACGCGGCGGGTGTGCGAGGAGGCCGGCGTGACGATGCCGACCCTCTACCACCACTTCGGCAGCCGGGACGGGCTCGTGGCTGCGGTCCACGCCGTCGCGCTCGAGAAGTTCATGGCGAAGAAACGGGCGCTCACGCCGACAGACGACCCCGTCGCGGATCTCCGCACGGGCTGCGAGCACGTGCTCGAATTCGTGCAGGCCCACCCCTCCGTCACGGCCGCGTTGATGGCGCGCGGCATCGAGCAGCCGTCGATATTCGAGCCGAGCTACGCCCTGATGCGGCACCGCCTCGAGCGTTGCGCCAGGGCGGGCGCCCTGCGCGTGCCGATCGAGCGCGCTGCCGAGCACGTCTGGGCCGTCGTCCAGGGCCTCGCGCTGAGCATCGTCGCCAGCCCTTCCGGCGCACCACCGAGCCGCGCCACCTCGGCGGGGGCGCTCGACGCGGTGTTCCAAGCGATCGCCGACCAATTGTAG
- a CDS encoding NAD-dependent epimerase/dehydratase family protein, which produces MAETVFVTGGSGFVGRAIVRALIAREYRVRALARSAASAAKLAALGAEPVRGDLHDAAALTEGCMGAAVVVHAAASLTSALRWGEHARTNVEGTGGLLAAARAAGVRRFIYLGAASVVIEGSRPSEGEEDALPPRVDRSLPYSATKALAEAMVLEADSPAMRTVSLRPPMIWGPDAPTLDIIAEAFRAGRFAYVGGGKHLYSVAHVDNVAEAVSCAVRSDVGGRAYFVTDDEVTPMRTFLTELMATRGVDAKAWSVPLPLAVLFGWLLTNLFGWFAPRRRPPLTLEDVRLLGQTLHLSSARAKKEIGYRAVRSRAEGLAALRAHGSAVRRSGESPALAH; this is translated from the coding sequence ATGGCAGAGACCGTGTTCGTCACCGGAGGCAGCGGCTTCGTGGGCCGCGCCATCGTCCGTGCGCTCATCGCGCGTGAGTACCGCGTCCGTGCCCTCGCGCGAAGCGCCGCCAGCGCTGCCAAGCTCGCCGCTCTCGGCGCCGAGCCCGTCCGCGGCGACCTCCACGACGCCGCCGCGCTCACCGAGGGCTGCATGGGCGCCGCGGTCGTGGTGCACGCGGCCGCGTCCCTCACCTCGGCCCTGCGCTGGGGCGAGCACGCCCGCACCAACGTCGAGGGCACCGGCGGCTTGCTCGCAGCGGCGCGCGCGGCCGGCGTCCGCCGCTTCATCTACCTCGGGGCTGCGTCGGTTGTCATCGAGGGCTCTCGGCCGAGCGAAGGGGAGGAGGACGCTCTCCCGCCCAGGGTCGATCGCTCCTTGCCGTACAGCGCGACGAAAGCGCTCGCCGAGGCGATGGTGCTCGAGGCAGACAGCCCCGCGATGCGCACCGTGAGCCTCCGCCCACCGATGATCTGGGGCCCGGACGCGCCGACCCTCGACATCATCGCGGAGGCCTTCCGCGCCGGGCGCTTCGCCTACGTCGGCGGGGGCAAACACCTCTACAGCGTCGCCCACGTCGACAATGTCGCCGAAGCGGTGAGCTGCGCAGTGCGCAGTGACGTCGGCGGGCGCGCGTATTTCGTGACCGACGACGAGGTCACGCCGATGCGCACCTTCTTGACGGAGCTCATGGCGACGCGCGGCGTGGACGCGAAGGCCTGGTCCGTACCCCTCCCCCTGGCGGTGCTGTTCGGGTGGCTCCTCACCAACCTCTTCGGGTGGTTCGCGCCGCGACGGCGCCCACCGCTCACCCTCGAGGACGTGCGGCTCCTCGGGCAAACGCTTCACCTCTCGTCTGCTCGGGCGAAGAAGGAGATTGGCTACCGCGCCGTGCGGAGCCGCGCGGAAGGCCTCGCCGCGCTCCGGGCCCATGGCAGCGCCGTTCGGCGGAGCGGCGAGAGCCCCGCGCTCGCGCATTGA